One window from the genome of Pseudomonas fluorescens encodes:
- a CDS encoding AbrB family transcriptional regulator — MSEATFKQWWGTPLVGLAGGYLASLIGWPLPWMVGSLLAIILVRCLTPWQLAEIPGGRKCGQWVVGIGIGLHFTPVVMEQVLSHFGLIFFGALITSVSSVVSVWLMRRTGEDRATAFFSSMPGGSGEMVNLGARNGADLSRVAAGQSLRVLVVVLCVPAAFKYLLGEGTPAQHATTVDWLWLALLFPAGALLAWVWERLRQPNPWLFGPLLVSAAVSVGWDLHIGLPNGASQIGQWLIGSGLGCHFNRQFFRRAPSFMGRTLVGTVLTMLIATLAALGLSTLTHLDLRSLTLGMMPGGIAEMSLTAETLQLSVPLVTALQVMRLLFVLFLAEPLFRYWTRQPNSA, encoded by the coding sequence ATGTCTGAAGCGACGTTCAAACAATGGTGGGGAACACCGCTGGTCGGTCTGGCCGGCGGTTACCTGGCCAGCCTGATCGGCTGGCCTTTGCCCTGGATGGTCGGCTCGTTGCTGGCGATCATCCTGGTGCGCTGCCTGACGCCGTGGCAATTGGCGGAAATCCCCGGCGGCCGTAAATGCGGCCAATGGGTGGTGGGCATCGGCATCGGCCTGCACTTCACCCCTGTGGTGATGGAACAAGTCCTGAGCCACTTCGGCTTGATTTTTTTCGGCGCGCTGATCACCAGCGTGTCCAGCGTGGTAAGTGTCTGGCTGATGCGTCGCACCGGCGAGGACCGTGCTACCGCGTTTTTCTCGAGCATGCCCGGCGGTTCCGGCGAAATGGTCAACCTCGGTGCCCGCAACGGCGCGGACCTCAGCCGTGTCGCCGCGGGCCAGAGCCTGCGGGTGCTGGTGGTGGTGCTGTGCGTGCCGGCGGCCTTCAAGTACCTGCTGGGCGAAGGCACCCCGGCGCAGCACGCCACGACGGTGGACTGGCTGTGGCTGGCGCTCCTGTTTCCGGCGGGCGCCCTGCTCGCCTGGGTTTGGGAACGCTTGCGCCAACCCAACCCGTGGTTGTTCGGGCCGTTGCTGGTGAGCGCGGCGGTGAGCGTCGGCTGGGACCTGCACATCGGCCTGCCCAACGGCGCCAGCCAGATCGGCCAGTGGCTGATCGGCAGCGGGCTGGGTTGCCATTTCAACCGGCAGTTCTTTCGTCGGGCACCGTCGTTCATGGGCCGCACGTTGGTTGGCACGGTGTTGACGATGCTGATCGCCACGCTTGCCGCCCTAGGCTTGAGCACCTTGACCCATCTGGATCTGCGTTCGTTGACGCTGGGCATGATGCCCGGCGGCATCGCGGAAATGAGCCTGACGGCGGAGACACTGCAACTGTCGGTGCCATTGGTGACGGCGTTGCAGGTGATGCGGTTGCTGTTCGTGCTGTTTCTGGCGGAGCCGTTGTTCAGGTATTGGACGCGCCAGCCGAATTCGGCCTGA
- the ung gene encoding uracil-DNA glycosylase: MTADDRIKLEPSWKQALRAEFDQPYMAELREFLRSEYAAGKEIYPPASLIFNALNSTPLDKVKVVILGQDPYHGPGQAHGLCFSVQPGVPTPPSLVNIYKELKRDLNIDIPSHGYLQSWADQGVLLLNTTLTVERANANAHAKKGWQHFTDRIIEVVSEHQPHLVFLLWGAHAQSKQKLIDATKHLVLTSVHPSPLSAHRGFIGCGHFSRTNKFLQQQGETPIDWRLPPV, translated from the coding sequence ATGACTGCTGACGACCGTATCAAACTCGAACCGAGCTGGAAGCAGGCCCTGCGTGCCGAGTTCGACCAGCCCTACATGGCGGAGTTGCGTGAGTTCCTACGCAGTGAATACGCCGCTGGCAAGGAGATCTATCCGCCGGCTTCGCTGATTTTCAACGCCCTCAATTCCACGCCGCTGGATAAGGTCAAGGTGGTGATTCTCGGCCAGGATCCTTACCACGGTCCAGGCCAGGCCCATGGCTTGTGCTTCTCGGTACAGCCGGGCGTGCCGACACCGCCGTCCCTGGTGAACATCTACAAGGAATTGAAGCGCGACCTGAACATCGACATCCCGAGTCACGGCTACCTGCAAAGTTGGGCCGACCAGGGCGTGTTGCTGCTCAACACGACCCTGACCGTGGAGCGCGCCAATGCCAACGCCCACGCCAAAAAAGGTTGGCAGCACTTTACCGACAGGATCATTGAAGTCGTCAGTGAACACCAGCCGCACTTGGTGTTCCTGTTGTGGGGCGCCCATGCCCAGAGCAAGCAGAAGCTGATCGATGCGACCAAGCATTTGGTGCTGACTTCGGTCCACCCGTCACCGCTGTCGGCCCACCGAGGTTTCATCGGTTGCGGGCATTTCAGCCGGACCAACAAGTTTCTCCAGCAGCAGGGCGAGACGCCGATCGATTGGCGGTTGCCGCCAGTTTGA